A stretch of Mycobacterium sp. ITM-2016-00316 DNA encodes these proteins:
- a CDS encoding AlpA family transcriptional regulator, with translation MSTSPQPAKSRLSTDEAADYAGIPASTLRYYRHIEVGPASYKVGSRVVYDRVDLDSWLDAQKAATVRGGVE, from the coding sequence ATGTCCACATCGCCACAACCTGCCAAGAGCAGATTGTCGACCGACGAAGCTGCCGACTACGCCGGAATCCCGGCCAGCACACTGCGCTACTACCGACACATCGAAGTTGGGCCGGCGTCCTACAAGGTGGGCAGCCGGGTCGTTTACGACCGGGTTGACCTCGACTCTTGGCTCGACGCACAGAAAGCCGCAACCGTGCGCGGGGGTGTCGAATGA
- a CDS encoding helix-turn-helix domain-containing protein → MEGELQRIVGRNLRRYRHDRGFSQEAFADHMGVHRTYMGSVERGERNLTLQTLEKIAAFLEVDPRDLLVEAEHT, encoded by the coding sequence ATGGAAGGCGAGCTGCAGCGCATAGTCGGGCGCAATCTGCGCCGGTATCGCCACGATCGCGGCTTTAGCCAAGAAGCATTCGCCGATCACATGGGGGTGCACCGGACCTACATGGGCAGCGTCGAACGCGGCGAGCGCAACCTCACCTTGCAGACCCTCGAGAAGATCGCCGCTTTTCTGGAGGTAGATCCCCGAGATCTACTCGTCGAGGCCGAACATACGTAG
- a CDS encoding DUF732 domain-containing protein yields MDAPEWTVSRFLRHWHANMSFMGGRCLVGIAAMCAALVLSAPAYADNDQDRQFLSALTSAGWSINNASGLVTEGRMVCVEGLAHGVSWQEIRSVLMGKGYSALDSSTLISKAVSVYCPQRRAAIADMDTGAPAPNPRTNGPWWDTPTMGESTCLMARVNGRDWAVRYGIGDFNGTAEGAHFIDALIAKYCPQYAG; encoded by the coding sequence ATGGACGCCCCCGAGTGGACAGTTTCCCGTTTCCTCCGTCATTGGCATGCCAACATGAGCTTCATGGGGGGAAGGTGCTTGGTTGGCATCGCCGCGATGTGTGCGGCGCTGGTGCTGAGCGCACCGGCATACGCCGACAACGACCAGGACCGCCAGTTCTTGTCCGCACTCACGTCTGCAGGTTGGTCGATCAACAACGCCAGCGGTCTAGTTACCGAGGGTCGAATGGTTTGCGTCGAGGGTTTGGCGCATGGCGTTTCGTGGCAGGAGATTCGATCCGTGCTCATGGGCAAGGGATATTCGGCATTGGATTCGTCAACGCTGATCTCCAAAGCCGTGTCGGTCTATTGCCCTCAGCGTCGGGCCGCGATAGCAGACATGGATACAGGCGCGCCTGCCCCGAACCCACGCACCAACGGCCCATGGTGGGATACGCCAACCATGGGTGAATCGACGTGCCTCATGGCTCGGGTGAATGGTCGTGACTGGGCCGTCAGGTACGGCATCGGTGATTTCAACGGGACCGCCGAAGGCGCGCACTTTATCGACGCTCTTATCGCCAAGTACTGCCCGCAGTACGCCGGATAG
- a CDS encoding DUF2510 domain-containing protein, giving the protein MTTVRPGWYPDQNDPNAEVYWDGARWHGRRARVTDGASTDSRLTDLPSYSEKWAALSNTARNIVVGGVLAAFALVLVVVALILIRPWESETYKNCKESAAAYGLDSDAPIVQHCVDTLSPYAEN; this is encoded by the coding sequence GTGACGACAGTTCGGCCTGGGTGGTACCCCGATCAGAACGACCCGAACGCGGAGGTCTACTGGGACGGTGCCCGCTGGCATGGCCGTCGGGCACGGGTCACCGACGGTGCGTCGACCGATTCCAGGCTTACCGATTTACCCAGCTACTCCGAGAAATGGGCGGCGCTGAGCAATACCGCACGCAATATCGTCGTTGGTGGCGTCCTGGCTGCCTTCGCTCTGGTTCTGGTGGTAGTCGCCCTCATCTTGATCCGACCGTGGGAAAGCGAAACATACAAGAATTGCAAAGAGTCAGCTGCGGCTTACGGCCTCGACAGCGATGCGCCCATAGTCCAGCACTGCGTTGATACCCTCTCGCCCTACGCCGAAAACTAA
- a CDS encoding phage/plasmid primase, P4 family: MTNGATNEGTRYPDVDAPVHLRDEHRKILIDAGISEEVIESRGYVSVWASNPGYGHDKWLEYQGFTNRQRARVAGIPGLLIPLLDADGQRWGWQLRHFDIDNGVDSVVPKYASPQGQTMHIDVPPGMGSDLRYPTEPLYVTEGSKKADSAWSRLIQTVAMLGVDCWTGTDELTGGKSVALPDWKNIALSDRKVVIAYDSDIRTNKAVMAAADRFARWLKYKKADVHILFLPAGSNGEKVGLDDYLAQGHTESDLEKLAKPYTKVSHELWWRAAVDSAGRRDGSRPRPDLTDSDLGELVGDEHMGSYFWSPALGWLRWDGRRWESVPEPMVFEAVRQALNAIYDQRHAAAREIGDESARTNRIRALTALLAASKVRAVLQVAKGRRTTTEPFDAHPDLLNVANGVIDLRTGELLDHNPELRLTKLCGTRYVPGAGHDDWTAALRALPDEATCTWMQERLGQALTGHSPPDDVLVFLHGGGQNGKTTLLEACKKAVGGDYAVALPERVLLGQQSDHPTEMMTLRDARLAVAEETPELAHLNIKRLKTLLSGGEITARLIGKDNVTWEPTHTAFLTSNYLPRVDETDHGTWRRLARVSFPFTFRSSRAAIAGPFDLLGDAGLRDRLKSGQAQREAVLAWLAEGATRWYQAERVCSPFPESVVAATEQWREVSDVVVRYLGDDRVEFDPHSHVMSSELLWDFNSWLKASGHREWSDQTFASRFGDHPRVVAREVEKKTKVRSTLPGLSRCKHRQGDLSSRLQAPPKQFAAWAGLRFCSDDGAGG, encoded by the coding sequence GTGACCAACGGAGCTACCAACGAGGGTACCCGCTACCCAGATGTCGATGCACCCGTTCATCTCCGTGATGAGCATCGAAAGATCCTGATTGACGCCGGTATCTCTGAGGAGGTCATCGAGTCTCGGGGCTACGTGTCGGTGTGGGCCAGCAACCCCGGCTATGGCCACGACAAGTGGCTGGAGTACCAGGGTTTCACCAATCGGCAGCGCGCTCGCGTGGCGGGCATTCCAGGACTGCTGATTCCGCTGCTCGACGCCGACGGCCAACGGTGGGGTTGGCAGCTGCGGCACTTCGACATCGACAACGGTGTCGACTCGGTGGTGCCGAAGTACGCCAGCCCGCAGGGGCAGACCATGCATATCGACGTGCCTCCTGGCATGGGGAGTGATCTGCGCTATCCCACCGAGCCGTTGTATGTCACTGAAGGGTCCAAGAAGGCTGACTCGGCGTGGTCGCGGCTGATCCAAACGGTCGCCATGCTCGGGGTGGACTGCTGGACCGGGACCGATGAGCTGACCGGCGGCAAGAGCGTGGCGCTGCCTGACTGGAAGAACATCGCCCTGAGTGACCGCAAGGTGGTCATCGCCTACGACTCCGACATTCGGACCAACAAAGCGGTAATGGCAGCAGCTGACCGGTTCGCACGGTGGCTGAAGTACAAGAAGGCCGATGTGCACATCCTGTTCCTGCCCGCCGGTTCCAACGGCGAGAAGGTTGGCCTCGATGACTACCTCGCCCAGGGGCACACCGAGAGCGACCTGGAGAAGCTGGCCAAGCCCTACACCAAGGTGTCCCATGAGCTGTGGTGGCGTGCGGCCGTCGATTCCGCCGGTCGCCGGGACGGGTCACGACCTCGCCCAGACCTCACCGACTCCGATCTCGGCGAGCTGGTCGGCGATGAGCACATGGGCTCGTATTTCTGGTCCCCTGCGCTCGGGTGGCTGCGCTGGGACGGTCGGCGCTGGGAGAGCGTTCCTGAGCCGATGGTGTTCGAGGCGGTCCGACAGGCGCTCAATGCGATCTATGACCAGCGGCATGCGGCAGCACGGGAGATCGGCGACGAGAGCGCGCGGACCAACCGAATTAGGGCGTTGACCGCGCTCCTGGCGGCCAGCAAGGTGCGTGCCGTGCTGCAGGTCGCCAAGGGTCGCCGTACGACGACCGAGCCGTTCGATGCGCACCCTGATCTGCTCAACGTCGCCAACGGGGTGATCGACCTGCGCACGGGCGAGCTGCTCGACCACAACCCGGAACTGCGGCTAACCAAGCTGTGCGGGACCCGGTACGTCCCCGGCGCCGGGCACGACGACTGGACTGCTGCACTCAGGGCGCTGCCCGACGAGGCGACATGCACGTGGATGCAGGAACGCCTAGGACAGGCGTTGACCGGTCATTCGCCGCCCGATGACGTGCTGGTGTTCTTGCACGGTGGCGGCCAGAACGGCAAGACCACCTTGCTGGAAGCCTGCAAAAAAGCGGTAGGGGGTGACTATGCCGTCGCGCTGCCCGAGCGGGTTCTGTTGGGCCAGCAGAGCGATCACCCAACCGAGATGATGACTCTGCGAGACGCGCGGCTGGCTGTCGCCGAGGAGACTCCAGAGCTTGCCCACCTGAACATCAAGCGGCTGAAAACACTGCTCAGTGGTGGTGAGATCACTGCACGGTTGATCGGCAAGGACAACGTCACCTGGGAACCGACTCATACCGCGTTCTTGACGTCGAACTACTTGCCCAGGGTCGACGAGACCGACCATGGGACGTGGCGACGGCTAGCGCGGGTGTCGTTTCCGTTCACATTCCGCAGCTCCCGGGCAGCGATAGCCGGTCCTTTCGATCTCCTCGGCGACGCCGGCCTGCGGGACCGGCTCAAGTCTGGTCAGGCCCAGCGCGAGGCTGTACTGGCGTGGCTGGCCGAAGGCGCCACGCGGTGGTACCAGGCCGAGCGGGTCTGCTCGCCGTTCCCGGAGTCGGTCGTGGCGGCCACCGAGCAGTGGCGCGAGGTGTCCGATGTTGTGGTCCGGTATCTCGGTGATGACCGGGTGGAGTTCGACCCTCATAGCCACGTCATGAGCAGTGAGCTGTTGTGGGACTTCAACTCATGGCTGAAGGCCAGCGGTCACCGCGAGTGGTCGGACCAGACGTTTGCGTCGCGGTTCGGGGATCACCCCCGAGTAGTCGCCCGCGAGGTCGAGAAGAAGACCAAGGTCCGTTCAACCTTGCCCGGACTGTCCCGCTGCAAACACAGGCAAGGCGACTTGAGTAGTCGTCTCCAGGCTCCTCCCAAGCAGTTCGCCGCTTGGGCTGGCCTGCGGTTTTGCTCCGACGATGGAGCAGGGGGTTGA